In Halopseudomonas xinjiangensis, a single genomic region encodes these proteins:
- a CDS encoding type 2 periplasmic-binding domain-containing protein → MKRLICSMLFGSICITASAEVAVIVNPAASAAPSQSEVANIFLGKDKSLTAVDQQGWSATKEAFYAGVASKNEAQLKSYWSGLIFTGKGQPPASVADDSAVVAKVAGNPGAIGYVASSAVNDQIKVLFTLP, encoded by the coding sequence ATGAAACGTCTTATCTGCTCCATGCTGTTCGGTAGCATCTGCATCACCGCCAGCGCAGAAGTGGCCGTCATCGTCAATCCGGCTGCTTCGGCGGCGCCCAGCCAGTCGGAGGTCGCCAACATCTTCCTTGGCAAGGACAAGTCTCTGACAGCAGTTGACCAGCAGGGTTGGAGTGCTACCAAGGAAGCGTTCTATGCCGGTGTCGCCAGCAAGAACGAAGCCCAGCTTAAATCTTACTGGTCTGGACTGATCTTTACCGGCAAGGGCCAGCCGCCGGCAAGCGTAGCGGACGATAGTGCGGTGGTCGCAAAGGTTGCGGGTAACCCCGGCGCGATAGGCTATGTCGCCAGCAGCGCCGTCAACGATCAGATCAAGGTTCTCTTCACCCTTCCCTGA
- a CDS encoding methyl-accepting chemotaxis protein, with protein MLKNLSLSYKLALAPALALLGLILYVGYTSSQLSTTDSRLTELESRSYPTLEAADKIIFQFSRLPEIFNSAVTAGEVAQLEEARQLTSDITAEQDTLKALTAGQPVLGDQLARWQDAISRYADNAASASRSLIAGDASFEDLRPKLNRMASDLAQAQDLGTEFRANAYAEFQSTLAVTREENQATTRLGIALCVVLIALVSLGAIVTTRSIMSSVHGVIASLKAIANGDGDLTRRVNVDAQDEIGEMIRLFNGFLDKLQDTIRKIVTAASPLGEVSRELYRLTQDASDHARSQQSHTDSIGRDILTMTDTIQDVAQRSQRASEQAESAARQTAGARQSIGSLSSSINDLGDSVMGAIESMSRLEAETQEVGSVLTVIRNIADQTNLLALNAAIEAARAGEQGRGFAVVADEVRNLAQKTATSTNEIQQIIQRLQHSAHEVLDVMTGNGAKSQQSIQRSAEATHLLDTIAAAVDEINQLNAGIARHTQEQIGLSASIEQETQVLQQDAQATAQGAAATARLGEQLIGTEDHLRAATAQFRV; from the coding sequence ATGCTCAAGAACTTGTCCCTTTCATATAAGTTGGCGCTCGCGCCTGCTTTGGCCTTGCTGGGCCTCATTCTTTACGTCGGGTACACCTCGTCTCAGCTGTCCACTACCGACTCACGGCTAACGGAGCTCGAATCGCGCAGCTATCCGACGCTGGAAGCCGCCGACAAGATCATTTTCCAGTTCTCGCGGCTGCCGGAAATCTTCAACAGCGCGGTCACCGCCGGCGAAGTAGCACAGCTGGAGGAGGCACGTCAGCTGACCTCCGATATAACCGCTGAGCAAGACACACTGAAAGCTCTCACCGCCGGACAGCCGGTGCTTGGCGATCAACTCGCGCGCTGGCAAGACGCGATCAGCCGCTACGCGGACAATGCCGCGAGCGCCTCCCGATCATTGATTGCCGGCGATGCATCGTTTGAAGATCTGCGTCCCAAGCTCAACAGAATGGCTTCGGATCTTGCCCAGGCGCAGGATCTCGGCACAGAGTTCCGCGCCAATGCTTACGCCGAATTTCAAAGCACCTTGGCAGTAACTCGCGAAGAAAACCAGGCTACTACCCGATTGGGAATCGCCCTTTGCGTGGTATTGATCGCACTGGTGAGTCTCGGGGCGATCGTAACCACCCGCAGCATCATGTCCAGCGTTCACGGTGTAATCGCCTCGCTGAAAGCCATCGCGAATGGCGACGGCGACCTGACTCGGCGAGTCAACGTCGACGCGCAAGACGAGATCGGGGAAATGATTCGGCTCTTCAATGGTTTCCTCGACAAGCTCCAAGACACTATTAGGAAGATCGTTACCGCAGCGAGCCCGCTCGGAGAAGTCTCACGCGAACTGTATCGCTTGACTCAGGACGCTTCCGATCACGCTCGCTCCCAACAGAGCCACACCGACTCGATCGGTCGCGACATTCTGACCATGACCGATACCATCCAGGACGTTGCCCAGCGCTCGCAACGCGCGTCGGAACAGGCGGAGTCTGCGGCACGCCAGACCGCGGGTGCCCGGCAGAGCATCGGCTCGCTGTCCTCGAGCATCAACGATCTCGGCGATAGCGTGATGGGCGCGATCGAGTCGATGTCGCGCCTGGAAGCGGAAACCCAGGAAGTGGGATCGGTGCTGACGGTTATCCGCAACATCGCCGACCAAACCAACCTGCTCGCCCTGAACGCGGCCATCGAGGCAGCTCGCGCCGGCGAACAGGGCCGAGGGTTTGCTGTAGTAGCCGATGAAGTGCGAAACCTGGCGCAGAAAACCGCCACATCAACGAACGAAATCCAACAGATCATTCAACGTCTTCAACACAGCGCCCATGAAGTATTGGATGTGATGACGGGCAACGGGGCGAAGTCGCAACAGAGTATCCAGCGCTCCGCCGAAGCAACGCATCTGCTCGACACAATCGCTGCAGCGGTAGACGAGATCAACCAGCTCAATGCCGGAATAGCCCGTCACACGCAGGAACAGATTGGGCTGTCGGCATCCATCGAACAAGAAACTCAAGTGTTGCAGCAGGACGCTCAAGCAACCGCCCAAGGAGCAGCAGCCACCGCACGCCTCGGCGAGCAGCTGATCGGTACCGAAGATCACCTGCGCGCGGCTACTGCCCAATTTCGCGTCTAA
- a CDS encoding DksA/TraR family C4-type zinc finger protein, which yields MATGWAKEGAVQDQIDDTVGDAVRRARSELPKGDSLTHCEECDEPIPEARRQAVPGVRYCIGCQTKLDKVRQNGGFNRRGSKDSQLR from the coding sequence ATGGCGACAGGCTGGGCAAAAGAAGGCGCGGTGCAGGATCAGATAGACGACACCGTCGGTGACGCCGTGCGCCGCGCGCGCAGCGAGCTACCCAAGGGCGACAGTCTCACCCATTGCGAAGAGTGCGACGAGCCGATCCCCGAGGCCCGTCGTCAGGCTGTGCCGGGCGTTCGCTACTGTATCGGCTGTCAGACCAAGCTGGACAAGGTGCGGCAAAATGGAGGTTTCAACCGTCGCGGCAGCAAGGACAGCCAGCTGCGCTAG
- a CDS encoding DNA methylase: MSEQINAGDLGLKLRKGDESSLFKWFLASFLFGKRIQQDIAKQTYEVIVEKHGRDTPRKLCNCTWQELVDMLGEGNYTRYDESTAERLLEMCKKLNEEYGGKVGAIFEASADRKELEKRLEQFKGIGPKTVEIFLREAGDVWA; the protein is encoded by the coding sequence GTGAGTGAACAGATCAACGCGGGCGATCTTGGCCTGAAGTTGCGCAAGGGCGATGAGTCGTCGCTGTTCAAGTGGTTCCTGGCCAGCTTCCTGTTCGGCAAACGCATTCAGCAGGATATTGCCAAGCAGACCTATGAGGTCATCGTGGAAAAGCACGGGCGCGATACGCCGCGCAAGTTGTGTAACTGCACCTGGCAGGAGCTTGTCGACATGCTCGGCGAAGGCAATTACACCCGTTACGACGAGTCGACCGCCGAGCGGCTTCTTGAGATGTGCAAAAAGCTCAACGAGGAGTATGGAGGCAAGGTGGGAGCGATATTCGAAGCAAGCGCTGACCGCAAGGAGCTGGAAAAGCGTCTCGAACAATTCAAGGGAATCGGACCCAAGACGGTGGAGATTTTCCTCCGTGAGGCAGGTGATGTGTGGGCATGA
- the otsB gene encoding trehalose-phosphatase: MSSSAATVAPDCESLDSLVERFGPSPALFLDYDGTLAPIQPRPEQATLSEDVRRTLQQLAQRYPVAIVSGRERTDVEDLVGLPGLIYAGSHGLDIAGPGVRWDSPEAGHLLPTLDQAFDRLLEDTGSASGILIERKRYAVAVHYRLAAEGDKQLAWESVERVCQSMSGLRLAKGKKVWELRPDIDWDKGRAIEWLCAQLRRSEPASYLPVFIGDDVTDEDGFRSVAGLGGVGVLVADTPRPSAATCRVPSSAAVAGLLEALQNRA; encoded by the coding sequence ATGAGTTCCAGTGCGGCAACTGTGGCACCAGATTGTGAATCGCTCGACTCGCTTGTCGAGCGATTCGGACCCAGTCCGGCGCTGTTTCTCGATTATGACGGCACCCTGGCGCCTATTCAGCCGCGGCCTGAGCAGGCCACTCTCAGCGAAGACGTGCGACGGACGCTCCAACAGCTGGCTCAGCGGTATCCCGTCGCCATCGTCAGCGGGCGCGAACGCACCGATGTGGAAGATCTCGTCGGCCTGCCCGGCTTGATCTATGCCGGCAGCCATGGCCTCGATATTGCCGGCCCGGGCGTGCGCTGGGATTCGCCTGAAGCAGGGCATCTGCTGCCGACTCTCGATCAGGCGTTCGACCGTCTGCTCGAAGACACTGGCTCTGCATCGGGCATACTGATCGAGCGCAAGCGCTATGCCGTTGCCGTGCATTACAGGCTGGCTGCGGAGGGTGATAAGCAGTTGGCCTGGGAATCCGTCGAACGGGTCTGCCAGAGCATGAGCGGGCTGAGACTTGCCAAGGGCAAGAAGGTCTGGGAGCTGCGTCCCGATATCGATTGGGACAAAGGGCGGGCGATCGAGTGGCTGTGCGCGCAGTTGCGGCGCAGCGAACCTGCTTCCTACCTGCCGGTATTCATAGGCGATGATGTCACCGACGAGGATGGCTTTCGGTCCGTAGCCGGGCTGGGTGGGGTCGGCGTGCTGGTCGCCGATACACCGAGACCCAGCGCTGCGACCTGCCGAGTGCCATCGTCAGCTGCCGTCGCGGGTCTGCTCGAGGCGCTGCAAAACCGCGCCTGA
- a CDS encoding AraC family transcriptional regulator ligand-binding domain-containing protein has protein sequence MDSNTRIIPLHLHPLGFIESFVQFGAPLPALLQQTGIELHMLDSPTAKISYNQQLRLLHNGISLCHTPGLGLLVGMNWDWAFHGTVGFVTQCSPSLREAGEAFHRFSMIAQPYYMVSVAKPLGYVDANDTYVLPIRCFQTSDAPAEMVQFELEFRLAMSLRLWDACGNKKVARPDVHVELAQPEPRHAALYRQLPCKSVTFGCTESRIAAHQQFYSEPFRPYRRALFEQLIARCEEELRLTGLQISTAAAVHMHIRSHFSRQLQFPASPDRIYRPVSLEDTAQALHMTPRTLARRLTDENTSFRRIQHDFRIEATLYHLKASRLGVEEIAELMGFSCASSMRRAVKVAIGETIGVARSK, from the coding sequence ATGGATTCAAACACCCGCATCATCCCGCTGCACCTGCATCCGCTGGGCTTTATCGAGAGCTTCGTGCAGTTTGGCGCGCCCTTGCCCGCGTTGCTTCAGCAGACCGGCATCGAACTCCATATGCTGGACAGCCCCACCGCAAAGATTTCCTACAACCAGCAACTACGCCTGCTGCATAACGGCATTTCGCTCTGCCACACGCCAGGACTCGGGCTGCTCGTCGGCATGAATTGGGACTGGGCGTTTCACGGCACGGTCGGCTTCGTTACGCAGTGCAGCCCGAGCCTTCGAGAGGCCGGCGAGGCATTCCATCGGTTCTCGATGATCGCCCAGCCTTATTACATGGTGTCGGTGGCCAAGCCGCTCGGCTATGTTGATGCGAATGACACCTACGTACTCCCCATACGTTGCTTTCAGACGTCGGACGCGCCGGCGGAGATGGTGCAGTTCGAACTGGAGTTCCGGCTGGCAATGTCGCTACGGTTGTGGGATGCGTGCGGTAACAAGAAGGTAGCCCGGCCGGATGTTCACGTCGAACTGGCGCAACCCGAGCCACGACACGCTGCGCTTTACCGGCAACTACCGTGCAAGAGCGTGACATTCGGCTGCACGGAATCGAGAATCGCCGCCCACCAGCAATTCTACTCCGAGCCATTCCGCCCGTACCGCCGGGCGCTGTTCGAGCAGCTGATCGCCCGCTGCGAGGAGGAGCTACGCCTGACCGGCTTGCAAATTTCCACTGCCGCAGCGGTACACATGCACATCCGCTCGCATTTCTCGCGCCAGCTGCAATTCCCGGCCAGCCCGGACAGGATCTACCGGCCGGTCTCGCTGGAAGATACTGCCCAGGCCTTGCACATGACACCGCGCACGCTGGCTCGCCGGCTGACCGACGAGAACACCTCGTTCCGGCGCATCCAGCACGACTTTCGCATCGAAGCCACGCTGTATCATCTCAAGGCGTCTCGTCTGGGCGTGGAAGAAATCGCCGAACTGATGGGTTTTTCCTGTGCCTCGAGCATGCGCCGAGCGGTCAAGGTCGCGATCGGCGAAACTATTGGGGTGGCGCGCTCGAAATAA
- a CDS encoding carboxylesterase/lipase family protein, translating to MSLHDHIMPAGKWLAGAILAASLTGCLSSGGSSSNNTDPLISQTSSGPVRGEDHTDFTAYLGIPYAKPPVGELRFAAPVAPDSWSAVRSATEYGSDCVQSTGGGSEDCLYLNVFRPKTAGPHPVMVWIHGGAFIFGSGAGSYVPTRLVSHDTVVVTINYRLGRFGFLAHPGLSAESDANASGSYGIMDQQLALKWVKENIDNFGGDAGNVTIFGESAGGLSVLSHLVSPASENLFDKAIVQSGSYSLTQTPMATAQTAGEAFATAVGCDNADPAQEVACIRGKTPGEIAAVSPGSVTPTLRPDILPTSVGAALASGAFAQVPIIAGTNLDEYAYFLASQTTPITSENYKAIIGATFGTAVLPAYDMALYENSPSRAVVAAYTDYAFACNASTQANRIQANGQAPFYAYEFADRDAPPIIDIPEWLDAGAAHAFEIQYLFGSDASFGTRATAQQVELANVMTRAWTNFARYGDPSATDGTFAWPEYSSANGQMVSFVTPEPVVFSGTQFRATHRCSIWAPNP from the coding sequence ATGTCGTTACACGATCACATCATGCCAGCTGGCAAATGGTTAGCCGGCGCCATCCTGGCCGCCTCTCTGACCGGTTGCCTGTCGAGCGGCGGAAGCAGTAGCAACAATACCGATCCGTTGATCAGCCAGACCAGCTCGGGCCCGGTGCGCGGGGAAGACCATACCGATTTCACCGCCTATCTCGGTATCCCCTATGCCAAGCCGCCGGTTGGCGAGCTCCGGTTCGCGGCGCCGGTGGCCCCGGACAGCTGGAGCGCTGTGCGCTCGGCCACTGAATACGGATCGGACTGCGTCCAGTCCACCGGCGGCGGAAGCGAGGACTGCCTGTATCTGAACGTATTCCGGCCGAAGACTGCTGGACCTCACCCGGTCATGGTGTGGATCCATGGCGGTGCATTCATATTCGGCTCGGGTGCCGGGAGTTACGTTCCGACTCGTCTGGTCAGCCATGACACGGTCGTGGTCACGATCAACTACCGCCTCGGACGCTTCGGATTCCTTGCGCATCCGGGCCTGTCGGCGGAAAGCGACGCCAATGCCTCGGGCAGCTACGGCATCATGGACCAGCAGCTGGCACTGAAATGGGTGAAGGAAAACATCGACAACTTCGGCGGTGATGCCGGCAACGTCACCATCTTCGGTGAATCCGCAGGGGGGCTGAGCGTACTGTCGCATCTGGTATCGCCAGCGTCGGAGAATCTGTTCGACAAGGCCATCGTGCAGAGCGGCTCCTATTCGCTGACTCAGACGCCGATGGCTACGGCTCAGACTGCTGGCGAGGCGTTTGCCACCGCAGTGGGCTGTGACAATGCAGACCCGGCGCAGGAAGTCGCCTGTATACGCGGCAAGACCCCCGGTGAGATCGCTGCCGTGTCGCCTGGCAGCGTGACCCCCACGCTCCGCCCGGACATTCTGCCGACATCGGTCGGCGCCGCCCTGGCTTCGGGCGCTTTCGCTCAGGTGCCTATCATCGCGGGCACCAACCTGGACGAATACGCCTACTTCCTCGCTTCGCAAACAACTCCGATCACCTCGGAGAACTATAAGGCGATCATTGGTGCCACGTTCGGCACTGCCGTCCTGCCGGCATACGACATGGCGCTATACGAAAACAGCCCGTCGCGTGCGGTAGTGGCTGCCTACACCGATTACGCCTTCGCCTGCAACGCATCGACTCAGGCCAATCGGATCCAGGCCAACGGCCAGGCGCCTTTCTACGCCTACGAGTTTGCTGACCGTGACGCGCCCCCGATCATTGATATTCCTGAATGGCTGGACGCCGGCGCCGCCCACGCGTTCGAGATCCAGTATCTGTTCGGTTCGGATGCGTCGTTTGGCACCCGCGCTACAGCGCAGCAGGTTGAACTCGCCAATGTGATGACCCGCGCCTGGACCAACTTCGCACGTTACGGCGATCCCAGTGCCACCGATGGTACCTTCGCCTGGCCGGAGTACAGCAGTGCCAACGGTCAGATGGTGTCGTTCGTGACGCCGGAGCCGGTGGTGTTCTCCGGCACGCAATTCCGCGCCACGCACCGCTGCTCCATTTGGGCACCGAACCCTTGA
- a CDS encoding SDR family oxidoreductase, which yields MSDPVLLITGASSGIGEATAREAAKAGYRLVLAARSEDKLRAVQEAVGGPERALIVRCDVQSQEDQKQMVERALDTFGQIDAVFANAGRGGSAGGFSGADPDSWRDMILTNVYGVGLTVQACLPALRESRGHMLLTGSAAGRVTIAGSMYSATKWAVSAIGYGLREEIRGSGIRVTLIEPGMVDTPFFDQPPEQALEPEDIGRAVVYALSQPAHVDVNELLIRPTPAIK from the coding sequence ATGAGCGATCCAGTCCTGCTGATTACCGGCGCATCGTCGGGCATAGGCGAGGCGACCGCGCGCGAAGCAGCCAAGGCTGGGTATCGGCTGGTCCTTGCCGCCCGTTCGGAAGACAAACTTCGCGCAGTGCAGGAAGCGGTCGGCGGCCCTGAACGCGCGCTCATCGTTCGCTGCGACGTCCAGAGCCAGGAAGACCAGAAACAGATGGTCGAGCGCGCGCTGGACACCTTCGGGCAGATCGATGCGGTGTTTGCCAATGCCGGTCGAGGCGGCAGTGCCGGGGGCTTCAGCGGAGCCGATCCGGACAGCTGGCGCGACATGATCCTGACCAACGTCTACGGTGTGGGCCTGACGGTCCAGGCCTGCTTGCCCGCGCTGCGCGAAAGCCGCGGCCACATGCTGTTGACCGGCTCGGCGGCCGGACGCGTGACCATCGCAGGCTCAATGTACAGCGCCACGAAATGGGCGGTATCGGCCATTGGTTATGGGTTGCGCGAGGAAATCCGCGGAAGCGGTATCCGTGTAACGCTGATCGAACCCGGCATGGTCGATACGCCATTTTTCGATCAACCACCGGAGCAGGCCCTGGAGCCCGAAGACATCGGCCGGGCGGTGGTCTATGCGCTGTCGCAGCCGGCCCATGTGGACGTCAACGAACTGCTGATCCGCCCTACCCCTGCCATCAAATGA
- a CDS encoding phosphatase PAP2 family protein, which produces MIDTLLRDLLPLLLIVAAIYLTLFTALRRMQPGWSTRLEERRVAILLILVLMATALKVGQDVLGAETGDFDTAVLLYLNEHTPPEIVQLFAWITLTGSSMFLTPLIAAVTALLFFLRQRAEALLLAASGIGGVLIVYLIKRAVGRDRPALWETEVYWGSSFPSGHTLGAAACAMALALCLRRVRPGTRSLGLWLALTWIALVGLSRLVLGVHWPTDVMVAACIGIALPLTLNLMLDTERDRQRRQRRAGT; this is translated from the coding sequence ATGATCGACACGCTTTTGCGAGACCTGCTCCCCCTGCTACTGATCGTAGCGGCCATTTACCTGACTCTCTTCACTGCACTGCGACGCATGCAGCCTGGCTGGTCGACCCGTCTGGAGGAACGACGCGTCGCGATTCTGCTGATTCTGGTGCTCATGGCCACGGCGCTGAAGGTCGGACAGGACGTGCTGGGCGCTGAAACCGGCGATTTCGACACTGCGGTTCTGCTGTATCTGAACGAACACACCCCTCCCGAGATAGTTCAGCTGTTCGCCTGGATAACGCTCACCGGGTCCTCCATGTTCCTCACGCCACTGATTGCCGCGGTTACCGCCCTGCTCTTCTTCCTGCGACAACGTGCCGAGGCGCTGCTGCTGGCCGCATCCGGCATCGGCGGCGTATTGATTGTCTACCTCATCAAGCGCGCAGTGGGGCGGGACAGACCCGCTCTGTGGGAGACCGAAGTCTATTGGGGATCGAGCTTCCCCAGCGGGCATACCCTGGGCGCCGCAGCCTGTGCCATGGCTCTGGCGCTATGCCTGCGCCGGGTGCGCCCAGGCACGCGCTCGCTGGGCTTGTGGCTGGCCTTGACCTGGATCGCGCTGGTCGGGCTGTCCCGTCTTGTACTTGGCGTGCACTGGCCAACGGATGTGATGGTCGCGGCCTGCATCGGCATCGCCCTGCCTCTGACGCTGAACCTCATGCTCGATACAGAGCGCGACCGCCAGCGCAGGCAACGCCGCGCTGGAACTTGA
- a CDS encoding cation:proton antiporter → MIGLVAFGCQWLAWRVRLPAILFLLGAGIVLGPLTSILSPDELFGDLLFPLISLSVAIILFEGSLTLDFSEIRSQRAVVQRLILLGSAVTWGVVAIAAHFLLNIEWELSILFGAITVVTGPTVIVPMLRTVRPTRNIANILRWEGILIDPLGALLVVVVYEFIVSQSQAAGLSHGFLAFLKILGVGTALGLLGGWSLGFILKRGWVPAYLKNLATLSVVFAIFGLSDYLAHESGLLAVTLMGMWLANQKQVRIEEILNFKENLSVVLISGLFVLLAARLTLDDIIALGWAPLALLAVMQLIARPAAVWLSSIGSSLNWREKALLSWIAPRGIVAAAVSALFAIRLQEAGYETAHTLVPLTFSVIIGTVVLQSATSRGLARLLKVAEPSPSGFLIVGANPVARAIAQALQAQDYRVLLTDSHWEHIRDARMDGLDTFFGNPVSSYADHHLDLMGIGKLLALSPQAGNNVAAGMRFRSEFGDDNIYTLLSPADTDTAEKHQLGSGHRGQVLFGQNMSYSKFASLLAQGWEIRETKLTDAFGFDDFLQVHEHNVVPLFAITPKGRHQAFVEDGQMKPEAGWKILSLTAPRPDEIVPAKRREGRATLPPDNPA, encoded by the coding sequence ATGATCGGCCTGGTGGCCTTCGGCTGCCAGTGGCTCGCCTGGCGCGTTCGCCTGCCGGCCATCCTGTTCTTGCTCGGCGCGGGGATCGTGCTTGGCCCGTTGACCTCGATACTCTCACCGGACGAGCTATTCGGCGATCTGCTGTTTCCTCTGATCAGCCTGTCGGTCGCGATCATCCTGTTCGAAGGGAGTCTGACGCTGGATTTCAGCGAGATACGCTCGCAGCGAGCGGTGGTTCAGCGACTCATTCTGCTGGGCAGTGCCGTGACCTGGGGCGTGGTCGCCATCGCGGCGCACTTTTTGCTGAATATCGAATGGGAGCTGAGCATCCTGTTCGGCGCGATAACCGTGGTGACCGGCCCAACGGTCATCGTGCCCATGCTGCGCACGGTGCGACCCACCCGCAACATTGCCAATATCCTGCGCTGGGAAGGCATTCTGATCGACCCGCTTGGCGCGCTGCTGGTGGTGGTGGTCTACGAGTTCATCGTGTCTCAGAGTCAGGCCGCGGGGCTCTCGCATGGCTTCCTGGCGTTTCTCAAGATACTGGGTGTCGGCACCGCGCTGGGCCTGCTTGGTGGCTGGTCGCTGGGCTTCATTCTGAAACGCGGATGGGTTCCGGCCTACCTGAAGAACCTCGCCACGCTCTCGGTGGTGTTCGCCATTTTCGGGCTCTCCGACTACCTGGCCCATGAATCAGGCCTGCTTGCCGTGACCTTGATGGGCATGTGGTTGGCCAACCAGAAACAGGTGCGCATCGAGGAGATTCTCAACTTCAAGGAGAATCTCAGCGTCGTGCTGATCTCCGGTCTGTTCGTGTTGCTGGCGGCACGGCTGACGCTGGATGACATCATCGCGCTGGGCTGGGCACCGCTGGCTTTGCTGGCCGTCATGCAGCTGATCGCCAGACCCGCAGCGGTGTGGCTGTCGTCGATCGGGTCGAGCCTGAACTGGCGTGAGAAGGCCTTGTTATCATGGATCGCTCCTCGTGGCATCGTCGCTGCGGCGGTATCGGCGCTATTCGCCATCCGTTTGCAGGAAGCCGGCTACGAAACAGCTCACACGCTCGTTCCCCTGACCTTCTCGGTGATCATCGGTACCGTGGTGTTGCAGAGCGCAACCTCGCGGGGACTGGCGAGATTATTGAAGGTGGCGGAGCCTTCACCCAGTGGCTTTCTGATCGTTGGCGCCAATCCGGTCGCTCGGGCTATCGCGCAGGCCTTGCAAGCGCAGGATTACCGGGTGCTGCTGACCGACTCACACTGGGAGCACATCCGTGACGCGCGCATGGACGGCTTGGACACCTTCTTCGGCAATCCGGTGTCGAGTTACGCCGACCACCACCTGGATCTGATGGGCATCGGCAAGCTGCTCGCGCTGTCGCCCCAGGCCGGGAACAATGTTGCCGCCGGCATGCGGTTTCGTTCCGAGTTTGGTGACGACAACATCTACACGCTGCTTTCGCCAGCCGATACCGATACCGCAGAAAAGCACCAGCTGGGCTCGGGGCACCGTGGCCAGGTCCTGTTCGGCCAGAACATGAGCTACAGCAAGTTCGCCAGCCTGCTGGCCCAGGGCTGGGAAATCAGAGAAACCAAACTGACCGATGCGTTCGGTTTCGACGACTTCCTCCAGGTACACGAGCACAACGTGGTTCCGCTGTTCGCCATCACGCCGAAAGGCCGCCATCAGGCGTTTGTCGAGGATGGCCAGATGAAGCCTGAGGCGGGCTGGAAAATACTCAGCCTTACCGCACCGCGGCCAGACGAAATCGTCCCGGCAAAACGCAGGGAAGGCCGCGCGACGCTGCCGCCTGACAACCCGGCATAA
- a CDS encoding DsbA family oxidoreductase translates to MQTVHIDIVSDIACPWCAIGYARLEQAMQELAGEMRFDIRWHAFELNPDPSADGEPILEALSRKYGRSRDEMQAAQANMMEIASNLGLNFARMQERYTHNTFDAHRLVKWAGEQGRQTEMKKALFDAYFGHAANVADPDVLVGCVESVGLDGPEARRVLASDEYAEDVREDEARYQEAGVSAVPAFIVNEQYLISGAQEPAYLVQALRQITGENEDD, encoded by the coding sequence ATGCAAACCGTACACATCGACATCGTATCCGACATCGCCTGTCCCTGGTGTGCGATTGGCTATGCCCGGCTGGAGCAGGCGATGCAGGAGTTGGCGGGCGAGATGCGCTTCGACATACGCTGGCACGCCTTTGAATTGAATCCGGATCCCAGTGCTGACGGCGAACCGATTCTCGAAGCGCTCAGTCGCAAGTACGGCCGCTCGCGGGACGAGATGCAGGCGGCGCAGGCGAACATGATGGAAATCGCCAGTAATCTGGGACTGAATTTCGCGCGCATGCAGGAACGCTATACACACAATACCTTCGATGCCCATCGGCTGGTGAAGTGGGCCGGCGAACAGGGCAGGCAGACCGAGATGAAGAAGGCATTGTTCGACGCCTACTTTGGTCATGCAGCCAATGTGGCTGATCCCGATGTGCTGGTCGGGTGCGTCGAGTCGGTCGGCCTGGACGGCCCCGAGGCCAGGCGTGTGCTCGCTTCGGATGAGTATGCGGAGGATGTGCGCGAGGACGAAGCGCGTTATCAGGAGGCGGGGGTCTCTGCAGTTCCTGCGTTCATCGTCAACGAGCAGTACCTGATCTCTGGCGCCCAGGAGCCGGCCTATCTGGTCCAGGCGCTGCGACAGATCACGGGGGAAAATGAGGACGACTGA
- a CDS encoding DUF421 domain-containing protein yields MESIWAEVVSLLGLDADQLNAWQMSLRAALVYVIGVAMVRLGDQRFIGKYSAFDVIMAIMIGSVLSRAITNPEDFFPKLAAAVVLVVMHYAFAALAFHTTWFGSLIKGKASKLVIDGEIQWDAMRRAYISEKDLKGALRENAGVNDVSKVKEARLERSGNIIAILKDD; encoded by the coding sequence ATGGAATCGATCTGGGCGGAGGTCGTCAGCCTGCTCGGGCTCGACGCAGACCAGCTGAACGCCTGGCAGATGTCGTTGCGGGCCGCGCTCGTCTACGTCATCGGCGTAGCCATGGTTCGCCTGGGCGACCAGCGCTTCATTGGCAAGTATTCAGCGTTCGACGTGATCATGGCGATCATGATCGGCTCTGTCCTGAGCCGCGCAATTACCAATCCGGAAGACTTCTTCCCCAAGCTCGCCGCAGCGGTTGTGCTGGTGGTCATGCACTACGCATTCGCAGCACTGGCTTTCCACACCACATGGTTCGGCTCGTTGATCAAGGGCAAAGCCAGCAAACTGGTGATCGATGGCGAAATTCAGTGGGATGCAATGAGACGCGCCTACATCAGCGAGAAGGATCTAAAGGGCGCGCTACGTGAAAACGCAGGGGTGAACGACGTGAGCAAAGTAAAGGAAGCCAGGCTCGAGCGTAGCGGCAACATCATCGCCATCCTCAAGGATGACTGA